Proteins found in one Bacteroidales bacterium genomic segment:
- a CDS encoding endonuclease domain-containing protein, which produces MASDFKSLRKVHNMHFGAEAFGYKMAEKLRNYQTQAEAALWEELKNKKMDGIKFRRQHPINCFVVDFYCHSAKLIVELDGGIHKNAEVKEHDADRQLQLEEFGLKVIRFSNEEVLFDMKKTLGKIRTAINLQMKMIISNNQDL; this is translated from the coding sequence ATGGCGTCTGATTTTAAAAGTTTAAGAAAAGTGCACAACATGCATTTTGGTGCAGAAGCGTTTGGCTATAAAATGGCGGAAAAACTGCGTAATTATCAAACTCAGGCAGAAGCAGCTCTTTGGGAGGAATTGAAAAATAAAAAAATGGATGGAATAAAATTCAGGAGACAACATCCTATCAACTGTTTTGTGGTAGATTTTTATTGTCACTCTGCAAAATTGATTGTTGAGTTAGACGGAGGCATTCATAAAAATGCAGAAGTAAAAGAACATGACGCTGATCGTCAACTCCAACTGGAAGAATTTGGATTAAAAGTCATACGCTTTAGCAATGAGGAAGTACTTTTTGATATGAAAAAAACATTGGGTAAGATTCGAACAGCCATAAATCTCCAAATGAAGATGATAATATCAAATAATCAGGACCTTTGA
- a CDS encoding secondary thiamine-phosphate synthase enzyme YjbQ yields MKSYRKELWFNTEKRYQFVHITHDVQQAVNESGIKEGLCLVNAMHITSSVFINDNESGLHKDYMEWLEKLAPYSRDGYHHNVGEDNGDAHLKRQVMGREVVVAITNGQLDFGPWEAIFYGEFDGRRRKRVLIKIIGE; encoded by the coding sequence ATGAAATCTTACCGCAAAGAATTATGGTTCAACACCGAAAAACGATATCAATTCGTGCACATCACTCACGATGTTCAGCAGGCTGTAAACGAAAGCGGCATCAAAGAAGGCTTATGTCTTGTAAATGCCATGCATATCACATCCAGTGTTTTTATCAATGATAATGAATCAGGACTGCACAAAGATTATATGGAATGGCTTGAAAAACTTGCTCCATACAGCCGCGATGGCTACCATCACAACGTAGGCGAAGACAATGGCGATGCACATCTGAAACGCCAGGTGATGGGCAGGGAAGTGGTGGTTGCCATCACCAACGGGCAATTGGACTTTGGGCCATGGGAAGCCATATTCTATGGCGAATTCGACGGCAGAAGACGTAAAAGAGTCCTGATAAAAATTATTGGTGAATAA
- a CDS encoding ferritin family protein — protein MDKFQSVNEILDFAIHAEQEAVEFYTELAKNAANSQMKQVFNDFAQEEMGHKARLLNTKETGVMEDSKEQVLDMKLADYMAHVTVSPDMTYADALIVAMKKEKAAFKLYLALSERVADSEMKALFLSLAQEESRHKLRFEIEYDEYVLREN, from the coding sequence ATGGATAAATTCCAATCGGTAAACGAAATTTTAGATTTCGCCATACATGCAGAGCAGGAAGCCGTTGAGTTCTATACGGAACTTGCAAAGAATGCTGCAAATTCACAGATGAAACAGGTGTTTAATGATTTTGCTCAGGAGGAGATGGGACATAAAGCCCGCCTGTTGAATACAAAAGAAACAGGTGTCATGGAGGACAGCAAAGAGCAGGTACTTGATATGAAATTGGCCGACTATATGGCACATGTTACGGTTTCTCCTGATATGACTTATGCCGATGCGCTGATTGTCGCCATGAAGAAGGAAAAAGCGGCTTTTAAATTATATTTAGCCTTATCCGAAAGGGTTGCTGACTCAGAGATGAAAGCATTGTTTTTGTCGTTGGCACAGGAGGAATCAAGGCATAAGCTGCGCTTTGAAATAGAGTACGATGAGTATGTTTTGAGAGAGAATTAG